A region from the Rosa rugosa chromosome 6, drRosRugo1.1, whole genome shotgun sequence genome encodes:
- the LOC133718001 gene encoding enoyl-CoA delta isomerase 1, peroxisomal-like, protein MHCEKCETKKMCTLDKKGEVFILTLTGPGEHRLNPTLLDAIQSALNTVRAAATSSSVALITTAHGKFFSNGYDLDWAGSDKARGELMTSKLRAVVADFISLPLPTIAAVTGHASAAGFILARCHDYVLMRKDRGFVYMSEMDIALVIPAWFHALIKNKVGSAAARRDLMLRADKMTAAVAVEKGIVDSAVNGAEETVEAAVRLGAELVRRKWKGHVYAQIRVDLMSEVLAEIRNHDSTRSRL, encoded by the coding sequence ATGCATTGTGAAAAGTGTGAGACGAAGAAAATGTGCACGTTGGACAAGAAAGGCGAGGTCTTCATCCTCACGCTAACTGGGCCGGGTGAGCATAGGCTCAACCCAACTCTACTGGACGCAATCCAATCCGCTTTAAACACCGTCCGAGCCGCCGCCACGTCATCCTCCGTAGCCCTGATCACCACCGCACACGGCAAATTCTTCTCCAACGGCTACGATCTGGACTGGGCCGGGTCGGACAAAGCCCGAGGCGAGCTCATGACCTCGAAGCTCCGGGCGGTCGTGGCCGACTTCATCTCCCTCCCGTTGCCGACCATCGCCGCAGTCACCGGCCACGCCTCCGCCGCCGGCTTCATCCTCGCGCGGTGCCACGACTACGTTCTGATGAGGAAGGACAGGGGGTTCGTCTATATGAGCGAGATGGACATCGCGCTGGTGATTCCAGCTTGGTTTCACGCGCTGATTAAGAACAAGGTCGGATCGGCGGCGGCGCGGCGCGATTTGATGCTCAGAGCGGATAAGATGACGGCGGCGGTGGCCGTGGAGAAGGGGATTGTTGACTCGGCGGTTAATGGCGCGGAGGAGACTGTTGAGGCGGCGGTTAGATTGGGGGCGGAGTTGGTTAGGAGGAAATGGAAGGGACACGTGTACGCTCAGATTCGCGTTGACTTGATGTCGGAGGTTTTGGCGGAAATCCGAAACCATGACAGTACAAGATCCCGTCTGTAG
- the LOC133718002 gene encoding zinc finger protein GIS2-like, with translation MSQSPSRSRRFRSSERASYRDAPYPRERRVNRNDFLCNKCKRPGHFARDCPNMTVCNNCGLPGHIAAECNSTTTCWNCKEPGHLASQCPNDPVCHMCGKMGHLARDCSSPSLPSHDARLCNNCYKPGHIAVTCTNEKACNNCRKPGHLARDCPNEPICNICNISGHVARHCPKSGSNMGGGGGVGGPFRDIICRNCSQPGHVSRECVSIVICNNCGGRGHQAYECPSALMYDRGVRRY, from the exons ATGAGCCAAAGCCCCTCACGATCCAGGAGGTTCCGCAGCAGTGAACGTGCATCTTACCGTGATGCTCCATATCCTAGGGAGCGCCGTGTTAATAG GAATGATTTTCTTTGCAACAAATGTAAACGACCAGGGCATTTTGCCAGAGATTGCCCAAATATGACTGTCTGCAACAACTGTGGGCTTCCTGG CCACATTGCTGCTGAGTGCAACTCTACAACTACATGTTGGAACTGTAAGGAGCCTGGACATCTTGCAAGCCAATGCCCCAACGATCCAGTCTGCCATATGTGCGGCAAGATGGGTCACCTTGCTCGTGATTGCTCAAGCCCATCTCTTCCATCCCATGATGCGAGGCTATGCAACAACTGCTACAAGCCAGGTCACATTGCAGTCACTTGCACCAACGAGAAGGCATGCAACAACTGCCGCAAGCCAGGCCACCTCGCCCGCGACTGCCCCAACGAACCCATCTGCAACATCTGCAATATATCAGGCCACGTGGCCCGTCACTGCCCCAAGTCAGGATCAAAcatgggaggaggaggaggagtaggAGGCCCTTTCCGCGACATTATCTGCCGTAACTGCAGCCAGCCAGGGCACGTCAGCCGCGAGTGTGTGTCCATTGTTATCTGCAACAACTGCGGCGGAAGGGGTCACCAAGCTTATGAGTGCCCTTCCGCCTTGATGTATGATCGTGGCGTCCGTAGGTATTGA